In the genome of Pseudorasbora parva isolate DD20220531a chromosome 10, ASM2467924v1, whole genome shotgun sequence, one region contains:
- the mbip gene encoding MAP3K12-binding inhibitory protein 1 isoform X2, whose product MAADGERRDAHAESKQEHRRNQISHQGGHRDIFRDCIGSIVESLAELGAKLKVGDKVLSTSANVNNVSELQPSHVYTCLQQHISKLQSVSENLKQMLETESHSNPGSSDRKERADTSEQMLVDSEHVAPTADHGIVLEDRNKTQVDDNVQIKAAKSEIERRISAFIERKQLEINENNVREFCNVIDCNQEDSCARTDAVFTPYPGFKSHVKVTRVINTYGPQTRGAHVELGDQQQGSFSRDCGNPAIEERLHNMESHLKLPSGPVPQSIYQRLKKLEDRILELEGLSPEYFHSTNYSHKRPKASMSQNYSLAELDGKISAVKAALMKKTSEFQPTDPGEFPY is encoded by the exons ATGGCGGCGGACGGAGAGAGACGCGATGCGCATGCAGAAAGTAAACAGGAGCATCGACGCAACCAGATTTCACATCAAGGTGGACACCGGGATATATTCAGAGACTGCATCGGCTCTATTGTCGAGTCACTCGCTGAACTTGGCGCAAAG TTAAAAGTGGGTGATAAAGTTTTGAGCACAAGTGCCAATGTCAACAATGTCTCTGAGCTTCAGCCATCTCACGTATACACCTGTTTACAACAGCACATCTCCAAATTACAG TCAGTCTCTGAAAATCTGAAGCAAATGTTGGAGACTGAAAGTCACTCCAATCCAGGCAGCAGTGACAGGAAAGAAAGAGCAGATACATCTGAGCAGATGTTGGTTGACTCAGAGCATGTTGCTCCTACAGCTGACCACGGCATTGTCCTTGAGGACCGTAACAAGACTCAAGTCGATGATAATGTGCAAATCAAGGCTGCTAAATCAGAG ATTGAACGCAGGATATCTGCATTTATAGAACGAAAACAGCTGGAGATCAATGAAAACAATGTGAGGGAGTTTTGCAATGTGATCGACTGCAATCAGG AAGACAGCTGTGCAAGAACTGATGCAGTCTTCACACCATATCCTGGTTTCAAGAGTCACGTCAAAG TGACACGTGTTATAAATACTTATGGACCTCAAACCAGAGGGGCACATGTTGAGTTAGGAGACCAGCAGCAGGGGTCCTTCAGCAGAGACTGTGGAAACCCTGCCATTGAAGAGAGGCTCCATAACATGGAATCTCACCTGAAACTTCCATCAG GTCCAGTTCCTCAAAGCATTTATCAGCGGCTAAAGAAGCTTGAAGATCGAATTCTGGAGCTCGAGGGTCTTTCGCCAGAGTACTTCCACTCCACA AATTACTCACACAAACGACCTAAAGCCTCAATGTCACAG aacTATAGTCTCGCTGAGCTGGATGGGAAGATAAGTGCTGTCAAAGCTGCCTTGATGAAGAAAACCAGTGAGTTCCAACCTACAGACCCAGGAGAGTTTCCATACTGA
- the mbip gene encoding MAP3K12-binding inhibitory protein 1 isoform X1, with the protein MAADGERRDAHAESKQEHRRNQISHQGGHRDIFRDCIGSIVESLAELGAKLKVGDKVLSTSANVNNVSELQPSHVYTCLQQHISKLQSVSENLKQMLETESHSNPGSSDRKERADTSEQMLVDSEHVAPTADHGIVLEDRNKTQVDDNVQIKAAKSEIERRISAFIERKQLEINENNVREFCNVIDCNQEDSCARTDAVFTPYPGFKSHVKVTRVINTYGPQTRGAHVELGDQQQGSFSRDCGNPAIEERLHNMESHLKLPSAGPVPQSIYQRLKKLEDRILELEGLSPEYFHSTNYSHKRPKASMSQNYSLAELDGKISAVKAALMKKTSEFQPTDPGEFPY; encoded by the exons ATGGCGGCGGACGGAGAGAGACGCGATGCGCATGCAGAAAGTAAACAGGAGCATCGACGCAACCAGATTTCACATCAAGGTGGACACCGGGATATATTCAGAGACTGCATCGGCTCTATTGTCGAGTCACTCGCTGAACTTGGCGCAAAG TTAAAAGTGGGTGATAAAGTTTTGAGCACAAGTGCCAATGTCAACAATGTCTCTGAGCTTCAGCCATCTCACGTATACACCTGTTTACAACAGCACATCTCCAAATTACAG TCAGTCTCTGAAAATCTGAAGCAAATGTTGGAGACTGAAAGTCACTCCAATCCAGGCAGCAGTGACAGGAAAGAAAGAGCAGATACATCTGAGCAGATGTTGGTTGACTCAGAGCATGTTGCTCCTACAGCTGACCACGGCATTGTCCTTGAGGACCGTAACAAGACTCAAGTCGATGATAATGTGCAAATCAAGGCTGCTAAATCAGAG ATTGAACGCAGGATATCTGCATTTATAGAACGAAAACAGCTGGAGATCAATGAAAACAATGTGAGGGAGTTTTGCAATGTGATCGACTGCAATCAGG AAGACAGCTGTGCAAGAACTGATGCAGTCTTCACACCATATCCTGGTTTCAAGAGTCACGTCAAAG TGACACGTGTTATAAATACTTATGGACCTCAAACCAGAGGGGCACATGTTGAGTTAGGAGACCAGCAGCAGGGGTCCTTCAGCAGAGACTGTGGAAACCCTGCCATTGAAGAGAGGCTCCATAACATGGAATCTCACCTGAAACTTCCATCAG CAGGTCCAGTTCCTCAAAGCATTTATCAGCGGCTAAAGAAGCTTGAAGATCGAATTCTGGAGCTCGAGGGTCTTTCGCCAGAGTACTTCCACTCCACA AATTACTCACACAAACGACCTAAAGCCTCAATGTCACAG aacTATAGTCTCGCTGAGCTGGATGGGAAGATAAGTGCTGTCAAAGCTGCCTTGATGAAGAAAACCAGTGAGTTCCAACCTACAGACCCAGGAGAGTTTCCATACTGA